In the genome of Bombus affinis isolate iyBomAffi1 chromosome 7, iyBomAffi1.2, whole genome shotgun sequence, one region contains:
- the LOC126918383 gene encoding protein trapped in endoderm-1: MDDSLTNGTIFDFVSGDESLKHFPRSVTIAAAICAIIFSIVGVAGNLVTVIALLKYTRLRRHATTAFVISLSISDLIFSAVNLPLTASRYLNEAWVLGETLCKIFPLFFYGNVAVSLLSMVAITINRYILISRSEIYAQLYTTQRIILMLIAIWTLSFSLLLPPLLGFWGTLGLEPSTFSCTILKKNGASPKKFLFVLGFVVPCVVISVSYLCIYWRVRKSRKNLEAHTGVSRRKTGGFQRREDSRVTRLMLTIFLCFLLCFMPLMLVNVIDDKIKVPVFHVIGSVLAWASSVINPFIYAGTNKLYREAYKQVLCPVSSKLPTTGPKPTHSHSSKVSSPQAT; the protein is encoded by the exons ATGGACGATTCTCTAACAAACGGCACAATTTTCGATTTCGTATCCGGAGATGAGAGCCTCAAGCATTTTCCACGATCAGTTACTATCGCAGCTGCGATTTGTGCGATAATTTTTAGCATCGTCGGAGTTGCGG GTAATTTGGTAACGGTGATAGCACTGTTAAAATATACAAGACTGAGACGGCATGCCACGACCGCATTCGTGATAAGTCTTAGTATTTCAGACTTGATTTTCTCTGCCGTAAATTTACCATTAACTGCGAGCAGATATTTAAACGAGGCGTGGGTACTGGGCGAAACCCTATGCAAAATATTTCCGCTCTTCTTTTATGGGAATGTAGCAGTGTCTCTGCTCAGTATGGTGGCGATTACGATCAATCG GTATATACTGATCTCGAGATCAGAGATATACGCTCAATTATACACTACGCAACGGATCATTCTAATGCTGATCGCCATTTGGACGCTGAGTTTCTCCCTACTTTTGCCGCCATTACTCGGTTTTTGGGGGACACTCGGCTTAGAACCATCTACATTTTCCTGTACAATTCTAAAGAAGAATGGTGCGAGCCCAAAGAAATTCTTGTTCGTTCTAGGATTTGTCGTGCCTTGCGTGGTAATAAGCGTATCTTATCTTTGCATTTATTGGCGTGTAAGAAAGAGCAGAAAGAATCTCGAGGCTCATACTGGAGTCTCCAGGAGGAAAACTGGAGGATTTCAACGAAGAGAGGATTCCAGAGTGACCAGATTGATGCTGACCATATTTTTGTGTTTCCTTTTGTGTTTCATGCCATTGATGCTGGTCAATGTGATCGATGACAAAATAAAAGTCCCGGTTTTTCATGTGATAGGTTCTGTACTTGCGTGGGCCTCCTCTGTAATTAATCCTTTCATCTATGCTGGCACTAACAAGCTGTACAGAGAGGCCTATAAGCAAGTTTTGTGTCCAGTTTCTAGCAAACTACCGAccactggaccgaaaccgacGCATTCGCATTCGAGTAAAGTATCGTCACCTCAAGCCActtaa